In the genome of Flaviflexus ciconiae, one region contains:
- the hpt gene encoding hypoxanthine phosphoribosyltransferase — protein MDQTDMGEDLQKILITEEQIDSRLAELAAQIDKDYEGKDILVVGVLKGAVMVMADLVRKIHTPLTMDWMAVSSYGSGTKSSGVVRILKDLETDLEGRHVLIVEDIIDSGLTLSWLKSNLESRGPASVQIATLLRKPEAATVDIHVEYVGFDIANEFVVGYGLDYAEKYRNLPFIGTLAPHVYGG, from the coding sequence GTGGATCAGACGGATATGGGCGAGGATCTCCAGAAGATCCTCATCACCGAGGAGCAAATCGATAGCCGACTGGCGGAATTGGCGGCGCAGATCGATAAGGACTATGAAGGCAAGGACATTCTTGTCGTCGGTGTCTTAAAGGGCGCGGTCATGGTCATGGCTGATCTGGTCCGCAAGATCCACACCCCGCTCACAATGGACTGGATGGCGGTGTCGTCCTACGGATCCGGCACAAAGTCCTCCGGTGTTGTTCGGATCCTTAAGGACCTCGAGACGGACCTGGAAGGCCGTCACGTCCTTATCGTGGAAGACATTATTGACTCGGGGCTCACCCTGTCGTGGCTCAAGTCGAACCTTGAGTCCCGCGGCCCCGCCTCCGTTCAGATCGCGACTCTCCTGCGCAAGCCGGAGGCCGCGACCGTCGACATCCATGTTGAATACGTTGGCTTCGACATCGCCAACGAATTCGTTGTCGGATACGGCCTCGACTATGCGGAGAAGTACCGGAACCTGCCTTTCATCGGCACCCTGGCCCCCCATGTCTATGGCGGATAA
- the tilS gene encoding tRNA lysidine(34) synthetase TilS: MDRPRAVLAARQAVRAVLTTVPAGSRMIVACSGGSDSLALALALAAEAPRAAIIPSLLTVDHGILPGSAGRAEQLVERMSQYLPSRSVRIDAGGEDGPEGSARAARYRALAEEARRFGNPSRGPALVLLGHTMDDQAETVLMGLGRGSGPRSIAGMRPVGLLPGTEDVPAARPLLGLTREDLQQACRQWGEQWWDDPSNRAEGPWRTASGEPLRRAAIRDYVLPELSAALGQDVREPLARTAELLREDLDYLDKVAEEALEDCRDGDELLLETLRGQPVPVRTRVVRLWLLEQGARAGELTSTHVRGVTRLLEAETGKGIDVPGLRASRTRHSLKRAVE; this comes from the coding sequence GTGGATCGACCGCGTGCTGTCCTAGCAGCGCGCCAGGCAGTTCGCGCCGTCCTCACCACCGTCCCCGCCGGCTCACGCATGATCGTTGCCTGCTCTGGAGGATCCGACTCCCTGGCCCTCGCCCTGGCACTCGCAGCGGAAGCACCGCGGGCCGCAATCATTCCCTCACTCCTCACCGTGGATCACGGAATCCTGCCCGGCTCCGCCGGGCGAGCTGAACAGCTCGTGGAAAGAATGTCGCAGTACCTGCCATCCCGCTCCGTCAGAATCGACGCCGGGGGCGAGGATGGCCCCGAGGGCAGCGCCCGCGCCGCACGCTACCGAGCGCTCGCCGAAGAAGCACGAAGATTTGGCAACCCCTCCCGGGGCCCCGCCTTGGTTCTGCTGGGGCACACGATGGACGACCAGGCAGAAACTGTTCTCATGGGACTCGGCAGGGGAAGTGGCCCCCGCTCGATCGCCGGCATGCGTCCCGTTGGTCTTCTTCCCGGCACCGAGGACGTTCCAGCTGCTCGGCCGCTCCTTGGCCTGACCCGCGAGGACCTGCAGCAGGCCTGCAGGCAGTGGGGTGAGCAGTGGTGGGATGATCCGAGCAATCGAGCGGAGGGTCCGTGGCGGACCGCGAGCGGTGAACCGCTCCGCCGGGCCGCGATCCGGGACTATGTGCTCCCCGAACTGTCAGCGGCCCTGGGTCAAGACGTGAGAGAGCCGCTCGCACGCACGGCTGAACTCCTGCGCGAGGACCTGGACTATCTCGACAAGGTAGCGGAGGAGGCACTGGAGGATTGCCGGGACGGCGATGAATTACTTCTGGAAACGTTACGTGGTCAGCCGGTTCCGGTCCGCACCCGCGTGGTGCGCCTGTGGCTCCTCGAGCAGGGGGCCCGAGCCGGTGAGCTGACCAGCACGCACGTACGCGGCGTGACCCGTCTGCTTGAGGCGGAGACCGGTAAGGGAATTGATGTGCCGGGCCTTCGCGCATCGAGAACGAGGCACTCCCTTAAACGCGCCGTGGAGTAG
- a CDS encoding zinc-dependent metalloprotease gives MPVDPTVAYRRVRQLSGSGPTITPARARAVATGLRRAAAVAPGIVATQTGLHHLLEDVESKPVSVLARPGWAQAAALSVSPFLDSLVGEKKIQSRIASEELAAALAVMAPRILGQYDPFALTALPGQGLPIEGRLLLVAPNIWDFSSEWNLDSRDIQLFVCVHEFTHAFQFTAAPWLKDVLIAKVRIAMDSIEDSFSADALSELLAIMSILEGHAEYVMNTVPIARIPSRKRITAAIKARRGSGGQLAQALKKLLGFDLKLDQYSEGEGFVKAIISSHGHEGFNTLWTNPGYLPGPDEIKDPQSWIDRVLS, from the coding sequence AGTGCGCCAGCTTTCCGGGAGCGGCCCCACGATTACTCCCGCACGTGCACGGGCGGTTGCGACCGGACTCCGCAGAGCGGCCGCGGTAGCACCCGGGATTGTTGCCACCCAAACGGGCCTCCATCATCTTCTCGAGGACGTTGAGTCAAAGCCCGTCTCCGTTCTTGCTCGGCCGGGATGGGCGCAGGCCGCTGCCCTGTCCGTCTCGCCGTTCCTGGACTCCCTGGTTGGGGAGAAGAAGATTCAGTCCCGGATAGCTTCCGAAGAACTGGCCGCGGCTCTCGCTGTCATGGCTCCGCGGATCCTTGGCCAGTACGACCCGTTTGCTCTCACAGCCCTGCCCGGGCAGGGGCTTCCCATCGAAGGCAGGCTCCTTCTCGTTGCACCGAATATTTGGGATTTCTCCAGCGAATGGAATCTTGACAGCAGGGATATCCAGCTTTTTGTTTGCGTTCACGAGTTCACTCACGCCTTCCAGTTCACGGCCGCGCCCTGGCTGAAGGATGTTCTGATCGCCAAGGTGCGGATCGCCATGGACTCAATCGAAGATTCGTTCTCCGCGGACGCGCTCTCCGAGCTCCTGGCAATCATGTCGATCCTGGAAGGTCATGCCGAGTACGTCATGAACACCGTGCCGATCGCACGCATTCCATCACGGAAGCGGATCACCGCCGCCATTAAGGCGCGCCGGGGCTCTGGCGGTCAGCTCGCTCAGGCGCTGAAAAAGCTTCTTGGCTTTGACCTGAAGCTTGACCAATACAGCGAGGGCGAAGGTTTCGTGAAGGCGATTATTTCCTCTCATGGTCATGAGGGATTCAACACGCTGTGGACCAACCCCGGCTACCTGCCCGGCCCCGACGAGATCAAGGACCCGCAGTCGTGGATCGACCGCGTGCTGTCCTAG